In Trichomycterus rosablanca isolate fTriRos1 chromosome 4, fTriRos1.hap1, whole genome shotgun sequence, one DNA window encodes the following:
- the si:dkey-165a24.9 gene encoding probable G-protein coupled receptor 132 produces the protein MRVFHMSLCSPSVIENSLAQLIFLPNTHDTLLFTIFTDLTNGSCHIPLETDQVGLTYIYSLAFSLGLPANLLSLWGLYQLGRSSGSSTQQVYIFNLLLSDLLQLLTLPLWILYLQRGHHWPYGSITCQLVGYVFYVNIYASVIFLCLIALDRCLAIVYPLSSRSVRKVRLSAFSGVVVWTLIFLFCLIGLYPSVFEHKMGLCLEQYPVSPRYAYFKIATVALGFLMPCSILGYTSARIGVTLRNSPSISAHERRKIVGTLTVITIIFIMVFGPYHMVGGYRFVALMITEDQCTLERSIYLYYRICYGLTSLNTLLDPLFYIFLCQNARLELQRSLPCLRNQV, from the exons ATGAGGGTGTTTCACATGTCTCTCTGCAGCCCTTCCGTCATTGAGAACAGTTTGGCCCAACTCATATTCCTCCCCAACAcgcat GACACACttctttttactatttttacagACCTGACCAATGGGAGCTGCCATATTCCTCTGGAAACAGATCAAGTCGGTTTAACCTACATCTACAGCCTGGCCTTCTCTCTTGGTCTCCCGGCTAATCTGCTTTCCCTCTGGGGACTGTACCAACTGGGTCGCTCGAGTGGAAGCAGCACCCAGCAGGTTTACATCTTTAATCTTTTGCTGTCAGATCTTCTTCAGCTGCTCACCTTGCCTCTGTGGATCCTGTACCTACAAAGGGGCCACCACTGGCCATATGGCTCTATTACCTGTCAGTTGGTGGGCTACGTCTTCTATGTAAACATCTACGCAAGTGTAATCTTCCTGTGTCTCATCGCCCTGGACCGATGTCTGGCCATCGTCTACCCGCTAAGCAGCCGGAGTGTGAGAAAGGTCCGGTTGTCTGCATTCTCCGGAGTTGTAGTTTggactctcatatttctcttcTGTCTAATTGGTCTCTACCCATCTGTGTTTGAACACAAGATGGGCTTGTGTCTGGAGCAGTATCCTGTCAGCCCAAGATACGCCTACTTTAAGATAGCCACAGTGGCACTGGGTTTTCTAATGCCATGCTCTATACTAGG CTACACCTCTGCCAGAATTGGGGTAACTCTACGCAACTCTCCCTCCATCTCGGCCCATGAGCGCCGCAAAATTGTGGGCACCCTGACAGTCATTACCATCATTTTTATTATGGTCTTCGGCCCCTATCACATGGTGGGAGGTTATAGATTTGTGGCACTGATGATAACTGAAGACCAGTGTACACTGGAACGCTCTATCTACCTGTACTACAGGATCTGCTATGGACTAACCAGTCTTAATACTCTGTTAGATCCTCTCTTTTATATCTTTCTTTGTCAAAATGCCCGTCTTGAACTGCAGAGGTCTCTCCCCTGCCTGCGCAACCAGGTCTGA